Within the bacterium genome, the region GTCGAGGACGGTGCGCCAGGGCAGCAGCAGGTCCTTCTGCTGCATGTAGGCGACCGGGCCGGCGACGGTGACGGTCCCGGCGTCCGGGCGGACGAGTCCGGCCACGACGTTGCACACCGTGCTCTTGCCGCACCCGCTCGGTCCGAGCAGCGTCACGAACTCCCGCGGCCCGACGCCGAGCGACACGCCGGCCAGCACGTCGAGCCATTCGCCGTCGTGGCGGAACCGCTTCCTGAGACCTCTGATCTCCAACGCCGCCATGCCGTCCGCCCGGATTCCTCCCCAAAAGCAACGCGCGCCGCGACCGGAACCCGGGCGGCGCGCCACCACGTCTCCCTCCGCTGGCATTACCCAGATCAGGTTCCGGGGTCGATGGCAGGGTCTGTCGTAGCCATCCTCTCAGCCTGGTTGTCCCAAGCTCCCCCACATGCTATTCGGTTGTCGACGACCGCTAGTATACCACTGCAACCAACGGGCGGGAAGGCGGGTGGCGTGCTTGGTTCAAGCGGCTACTCCCCCCAAGTCTCGCGCAGCACGCGGATCCAGTTGCCGTGCAGGAGCTTCTTCAAATCTCCGTCCGTATGGCCGCGCGCCCGGATCGCCGCGACGAGCTTCGGCAGCCCGGCCGCGTCCTTCAACTCCGCCGGCACGGTCGTGCCGTCGAAGTCCGAGCCCAACGCAACGCAGTCGATTCCCATCCGCTCAACCATGTAGCCGATGTGCTCGGCCATCACGGCGATCGGCGTGTCGGGATTGCGCGCGCCGTCCTCGCGCAGGAACCCGATCGCGAAATTGAGGCCCACTACACCGCGACTGTCGCGCACCGCGTCGAGCTGCCGGTCGGTCAGGTTGCGCGGGTTTTGGCAGCGCGCGTGCGCGTTGGAGTGCGTCGCCACGAGCGGCGCGTCCGTGATCGCCGCGACATCCCAGAAGCCCCGCTCGTTGATGTGCGAGAGGTCGATCATCACCTTCCGTGCGTTGAGCCGCCGGACGAGCGCCCTGCCGGCATCAGTCAGCCCGGGACCGATGTCCGGGGCGCTCGGAAAGGTGCGCGTCGGCACGCCCGTGGCGAACGCGTTGCGCCGGGCGTGCGTCAGGCCGACGGACCGCAGTCCCGCGGCGTGGTAGACTTCCAGCGCGTGGCCGTCGGGATCGAGCGGCTCGGCGCCCTCGAGGTGCAGCAGCATCGCGTGCGTGCCGTGGTCCAAGCACCCCTGGATCTCCGCGGCGGTGCGCACCACCTTCACCCGTTCGTTCGAGGCCTGCGCGATCTCGAGCAGACGTCCGAAGATCGTCAGCAGCTGGTTCTGCGCGGGCCCGAGATCCGGACCGGGGGGGACCTGCGGCGGATCCGCGCTCTGCGCCGGCGGCACGTACATCGCGTAGAATCCGCCTCCGAGACGTCCCTCGACCGCCCGCGGCAGATCGATGTGCCCTTCGCTCGACCGTTCGAAGAACGAACGACCGGTCCGCGTCAGGCTGAGGATCGTGTCGTTGTGGCCGTCGAAAATCGGCGGGTACGAAGCGGCTGTCGCCATCTCCCCTCCTAGCGGAACTTCAACTTGACGCGACGCGACAGGAGGCGCCCGATCCGCCGCTCCATGCGCGCGCTCGCGAGCCTGGCCGCCTGCTCGATCGCGGTCAGCGGCCGTGCGCGGTGCCCCCGCGGGATCTCGAGTTGCGACTGCGACCGCAGCGTCGGTCCGGGCGGGCCGGCTTCCGAACCCTCGTTCCGTGGGCGTTCGATCTGGACGGGTTTGGCCGGGACGGCGCGCTTCGGCTTCTTGTCGCCGGCGGCCGGCTTCCGAACCCCCCGCGCCTTTCGAGGCGCGCGCGCGCGCTTGGCGCGCCGCTTCTTCATCGTCCGAGGACCCGCCACAACTCGTCGCGGGCGGGCGGTTCGAGGGCGGCCTCCCGCCCGGCGCGGCGCACCCGCCGTGCCCCCGCCTCAAGCGTCGCGATCACCGTCGCCGCGACGCCTGCGCCTTGGATTGCGCGCGCGGTCTGTCCCGGGTCGGGGGTGACGACGAGGAGCGCGCCGCTGCCGATGAGCGCGAGCGGGTCCGCGCCGACGGCGTCGCAGATCGCCCGGGTCTCCGGAAGCACCGGCACCCGGTCGGCGTCGAGCAGGACCCCGAGCCCCGACGCCGCGGCCATCTCGTAGACCGCCCCGAGCACCCCGCCCTCCGTCACGTCGTGCATCGCGCGCGCTCCGGCGGTCGCCGCGGCGCGCGCTTCCGGGAGCACGCTGAGACGTTCGCGAAATGCGCGGGCCCGTGCGAGGCCGGTCTCGCCGATGGCACCGGCCAACTCCGCGCCGCGGACGTCGGCCAGGATCGCCGTCCCCTCGATGCCGGCAGCCTTGGTCAGCAGCACGGCGTCGCCCTGCCGCCCGCCGCCGCTTCGAATCAGGCGGCCGCGCGGCACGCGCCCAAACGCGGTGACGACCACGATCGTGCGCGCGAGCCCGCCGACTACCTCGCTGTGGCCGCCCGCGATTTCCACGCCGAGCGAGCCCGCCGCCGTCCCGGCGTCCCGCATGATGCGCGCGAGGTCCTCCGCGGCCCGGTCCGGCGCGAGCAGAATCGTCAGCACGACGGCGACCGGCTCCGCACCGGCCGCCGCGAGATCGTTGGTACCGATGAGGAGCGCGTACCACCCGAGGTCCTCGCCCGCGCCGGTGATCGGGTCGGTGGTCACCGCGGCGAGGCCCTCGCCGAAATCGACGACGGCGCAGTCCTCGCCGAACGCGGAGTGCACGAGCACGTCGGCGCGCCGGACGCCGAGGTTTCGGTACACTGCCTCGTCGAGGAGTTGCGGCGGAACCTTTCCGACGGGGACGCGGCGTCCGGCATCCCCCGTCATCGGCGACGCCGTCGCATCTTGGCGCCTAGTCCCGATTCCGTGGGGCGGCGCCGTGGCATTTCCGGCGGCTTATGCCGCTCGTGCGGGGAACCCCAGCGGTCGCGCCGAATCACCGCGGGCGATGCCTGAGACCGCGTTCGTTCTCATCAACCTCAACCGCAGCACCCCGGCGGAAGTGGCGCGCCTCGTCCGCGCGCTGCCGGGCGTGGCGCAGGCGCACGCCGTGATGGGCGACTACGACGTGCTGGCCGTCATTCACGCGGACGTCACACGGGAGATTTCGACGCTCGTGGACGAGCACATTCGGACCATCGAGGGTGTGGCAAAGATCGTGACCTGCGTCGCGGTACGGACGTAGGCTACACCGCCACGCGCGGCGTGATCACCGTCATCTTCTGCAGGATCTCGAGGGCCACCTCGAGGGCCCGCAGCCCGTCTTCGCCCGACACGAGCGGTGAGGCTTCGCCGCGCACGCACTGGACGAAATGCGTCAGCTCGGCGCGCAGCGGCTCGCCCGCCGGTACCGTGAGCCGCCGTTCCTCGCCGTCCCGCCGGACCGTCAGCTGCTGCCCGAGATAGTTGAGGTGGACGAAGCCGTCCGGCAACGTGATCTCGAGCTCCGCCACCTTGACCGGCGAAACGCGGCTCGCGACGAAGTTCGCCATGCATCCGCTGCGCAGCGTCAGGTGCGCCACCGCGAGATCCTCGTCCTCGCCGTGAATGGCCGCGCCGACCGCGCTCACCTTGGCGACCGGCGCCCGCATCAGGTGCAGGACGATGTCGAGGTCGTGGATCATGAGGTCGAGCACGACCCCGACGTCCATTATGCGGCGCGGGTTCCAGGGCCGCACGCGGCGGACCTGAATGAACAGCGGGTCGCGCACCAGGTCGCGCAGGCGCTGCACGGCCGGTTTGAACCGCTCCACGTGGCCGACCAGCAGCACCAATCCGCGCCGCTGCGCCAGGTCCACGAGCTCGGCCGCCTGGTCTACGCTCGTCGTGATCGGCTTCTCGACCAGCACATGAATGCCGTGCTCGAGGAAGTCGCGCGCGATCTCGTAGTGCAGCGCGGTCGGGACCACGAGGCTGACCGCGTCGACGCGGCCGAAGAGCTGCCGGTAGTCGCCGAACCCCGTCGTGCTGTAGCGCCGCGCGAAGTTGCCGGCTTCCCGCGACGCCGTATCGACGACGCCGGCCAGCGCCGTCCCCGGCATCTGGTGATAGATGCGGACGTGGTGCTGCCCCCACTGTCCCAGCCCCACGACTCCGATGCGGATGGGCTCGGCCACGGTCAAGGTCCCCCCGGGTCGAACCCGCGCACGGCGTCGACGATCCGGTCGATGTCCGCGTCGGAGACCCCGGGATGCACCGGCAGGCTGAGGACCTGCTCGGCCGCGCGCGCCGCCTCGGGGCAGCGGCTGTCTCCGAACCGGCCTCGATAGTAGGGGGTCGTGTGAATGGGCGACGGGTAGTAGACGCGGGTCCCGATCCCCTCTTCCTCGAGGTGCCGGCGGAGGCCGTCGCGGTTGCGCGTCGCGCGCACGGTGTATTGATGGAAGACGTGCGTGCACCCCTCGGGTTCGACCGGGCACGTGAGCCACTCGAGGCCCGCGAGGCCTCGAGAGAGCCGCGCCGCGTTATGACGCCGCCGGGCGTTCCAGCCGTCGAGCCGCGCGAGCTGCCCGATCCCAATCGCCGCCGCCATCTCGGTCATCCGATAGTTGTAACCCTCGGCTTCATAGAGGTACTGCTGGCGCTCACCGCCGCGAACGAAGAGCCGCGCGCGGTCGGCGACCGCCGGGTCCGTGGTCGTCACCATCCCGCCCTCGCCGGTGGTCATGTTCTTCGATGGATAGAAACTGAAGGCCGCCGCGCGGCCGAGGGCCCCGGCGGGGCGGCCTCGGAACATCGCCCCGTGCGCCTGGGCGGCATCTTCTATCAGGGTGAGCCCGTGCGATGCCGCGAGCGCCTCGAACCGGTCGACGGCGCACGGCAGCCCGTACAGATGCACGAGGAGAATGGCCCCCGCCCCGGGGGTCCGGTGCAGCGCTTCCGCCGCGGACTCCGGGTCGAGGTTATATGTGTCCGGATCAATGTCCGCGAAAACCGGCTCAGCGCCGCACGACAAGATCGTCCCCGCGGTCGCTCCGTAGGAGAACGTGGTCGTAATGACTCGGTCTCCGGGCCCGATACCGGCGGCCTTGAGCGCCGCCATGAGCGCCGTCGTCCCGGAACTGGCCGCGACGGCGTGCGGAACCGCGAGATAGGCCGCGAAGGCGCGCTCGAAGTCGGCCACACGCGGACCGGCCACAAAATGGCCGGAATCGAGGACTTCGAGGACGCGGCGCTTATCCTCGTCGGAGATCAGAGGTTGGGCGATCGGGATGAGGTGGCGCGAGGTCGTCGGCATGATTCAGGACGTGGCCGGGCTACCTCCCGTTCGAACGGTTGTTCTGCACTTCGAGATCATTTCCTGCCCTCGATCTGCCGCTGTAGCGCCGCCAACATGCCGTCGATGTTCTCCTGCATTTTCACGCGCAGCAGGCCGCTCAGCAGCCGGCCGATCAGCGGAATCCCGAACTCGAAATCCACCGTGATGGTCGTCCGCGTGCCGTCCCCGTCGGCCGCAAATTCCCAGGTGCCCTCATAGATGTCGAAGTCCCCTTCCCGCTGCCGGAACCGGCAGCGGTGGGCGGTGTCGTCCCACGTGTCTTCCTCCACCCAGCGGATGCGGCGGCCTTCGACGATGCCGACCCATTCCGACAGCGCCGGCACGTCCCCACTCCGTTCGAGGACGGTCACCCGTTCGAGGTCCGGCATGAACTTCGGGAAATCTTCCACGCGCTGCGCGCTCGCGTAGACGGCGTCGAGCGGCGCGCGGATCAGGATCGACGCGCGTACTTGCGGCATGCTCTCCCCCTCATCACGGTCGCCGGCGCGCACGCCACCCCGGTCCGCGGGCGGGCGCTATCGCCCGCCGCTGACGTCGAGAATGGCGCCGGTCGTGTAGGACGCGGCCGGCGACAGCAGCCAGAGAATCGCTTCCGCAACTTCGCCGGCGGTTCCCGCCCGTTTCAGGGGAATCGTCGGCGCGAGGCGCGCGGGCCGGTCCGGGTCCCCGGCGGCGACGTGAATGTCCGTGGCGACGAGGCCGGGCCGCACCGCGTTTACGCGGATCCCGTCCTCGGCCACCTCCCTGGCCAGGCCCACCGTGAACGTGTCCACCGCGCCTTTCGACGCCGCGTAGTGCACCCACTCGTTCGGGCCCCCGAGCCGCGCCGCGGCCGATGAGACGTTTACGATCGCGCCGCCTGAGCCGCCGCGGCGCCGCGACATCCGCCGCACCGCCTCCCGCGCGCAGAGAATCGTGCCGGCCACGTTCACGGCGAGCACCCGCGACAAGGCGGCCCCGGTGAGATCCTCCAGGCGTCCGGGACGCCCCGACACGCCGGCGTTGTTGACGAGCGCGGTCAGCGGGCCGAGGGCCCGCACCGCCTCATCGAACAGCCGCACGGCGTCCTCTTCGTTCGCGACGTCGCCCTGAATCGCGACGGCGTGCCCGTCCGCCCGCTCGATCTCGCGCACCACGCCGCGCGCGGCCGCCTCGTCCCGGACGTAGTTGACCGCGACGGCGTAGCCGCGCGCGCCCGCAAGCTTCGCCGCCGCTGCGCCGATGCCGCGGCTGCCGCCCGTCACCACGACCGTGCCCGCGGCCTCAGGCATGGAGTTCGAGCACGTCGCCGTCGTCGAGGACGTGCTCGCGCTGCACCATCTGGCCCTCGTACGTGCGGCTGCCCCAGACCCGAGCGTATTTGAGCCGCTCGGCGAAGTCTTTGTGCACCACCGCGGCGACTTCTTCGACCGTGATGCCCCGGCGAAAGACATAGGGCACCGACTTGTCGGCGCGCCGGCCGGGCGCCTTCGTATACACGCGGATCACGCCGAGCATCCGAAACAGCTCCTGCCTCAATGTTTCGAGGCCCGTGCCGGCCTCGGCCGACACGGGCAGGATCTCCAGTCGGGCGCCGTACGCCTCGCGGAGCAGTTCAAGACGGACGGCGGCATCCGGCGCGTCGAGCTTTGTCGCGACCAGGAGCGCCGCCGTGGCCCCTTCCCGGCCGCGCTCTCTGGCAAACTCGACCCGGCCCTCCGTCGTGAGCGCCAGCACGGCATCCATCGAGGCGAGCAGATCATCGTCGGCGAGATCCGCGACGAGCAGCGCGCCGTCGGCCTGCCGGATCAGCGCGAACAGCCACGGCTCCGCCGTCTCCGGCGCGATCGGCGGCAGATCGACCAGCTGAATGTTGATGTCCTCGTAGGGCACCATCCCCGGCAGCGGCGCGCGCGTGGAGAAGGGATACGGCGCGACGACCGGATTCGCGTTCGTCAGCGCGGCGAGCACCTGCGACTTTCCCGCGTTCGGCGCGCCGACGAGCACGACTTGGCCGGCACCCTCCCGCGGCACGTGATGCCACGTCGGCCCCTTGCCCGTGGATTTTTTGGCCCGCTGAGCCTCGGTCCGGACCTTGGCCATGCGGCGGCGGATATCCGCACGCATGTGCTCGGTCCCCTTGTGCTTGGGGATCGTGGCCATCATCGCTTCCAGCGCCTCGAGTTGCTCGTCAGGCGTCGTGGCCTGCCGGAAGCGGCGTTCGGCTTCAAGATACTGCGGTGTCAGATTGGCGGGCATAGCGACCGAATGTATTGTAACAGAGAATCCGATTCGACCTGCCGCCGCGCGTTCACCGCGACGCTATCCCGGGCGGCGCCTGCGCATCCCGCAGCCTAGTCCCCGCACGAGGGAGACAGCAAGTATGACGGATGCCGGAGGCCCGTCGGCGGGTACAGTTCTTCGTGGGTCCATCGAAAGCCGAGCTTCTCGAGCACGCGGCGGGATGCGGCATTGGCCGGGTGATGGCCGGCGAAGAGTGCTCGCGCCTCGATCGTCTCAAAGGCGTAGCCGATCACCGCCCGGGCCGCTTCCGTGGCGAGGCCGCGGCCCCAGTAGGCGGGCAGGAGATGAAAACCGATCTCGTAGATCCGTCCGTCCAGACGGTACGGCCGCAGTCCGGCGCATCCGGCGTGGGCGTCGTTTCCGAGCAGAAAGATCGGCCAGTATTGGACGCCGCGGTCGCGCATCATCGCGATCTCGGCCTCAAGCCGCGCCTCCGCCGCCTCGGCCGACAGCGGCCCGCCGATGAGCCGCGTCACGTCGGGATCGCCCCACAACGCCAGGACGAGCGGCAGATCGCCGGGCGCCCAATGGCCAAACCCCAGCCGGGCGCTCTTTAGAAAATAGGCGCGCGGCGACGTCACGCCCGGGGCATCCTCACGCGCATCCTCGCCCCGCGACCGGGAGCGCCCGCAACACCGGCACGAGATCGGCGCCCCAGCGCTCGAGCACCGCGGGATCGTAGACCTCAGCCGTTTCCGATCCGAGGATCGCCGTGTCGATGCCCGCGCCCGCCAGCCCGCGGCAGTAGTCGATCGCCTCGGGAATCGAGACACGGTCGTTCGGGGTCGCGCGCCGGGGCACGTATACGGTTTTCTCGATGGCCTCGTAGGGCCGGTGGGCGTTCGCGCAGTGCTCGCGGAGGACGGCCAGCTTGTGCGCCAGCTCGTCCGCGGTTAGGCGGTCCATGAAGTTGCAGGCGTCGGCGTACCGTGCCACCATGCGGAGCGTCTTCCGCTCGCCCGCCCCGCCGATCATGATCGGGGGATGCGGCCGCTGCAGCGCCTGCGGCACGTTGAGCGTCCGCTCGAGCTGATAGTGCCGGCCCCGGAACGGCGTCGCGCGGTCGTACGCG harbors:
- a CDS encoding SRPBCC family protein is translated as MPQVRASILIRAPLDAVYASAQRVEDFPKFMPDLERVTVLERSGDVPALSEWVGIVEGRRIRWVEEDTWDDTAHRCRFRQREGDFDIYEGTWEFAADGDGTRTTITVDFEFGIPLIGRLLSGLLRVKMQENIDGMLAALQRQIEGRK
- a CDS encoding DegT/DnrJ/EryC1/StrS family aminotransferase, translating into MPTTSRHLIPIAQPLISDEDKRRVLEVLDSGHFVAGPRVADFERAFAAYLAVPHAVAASSGTTALMAALKAAGIGPGDRVITTTFSYGATAGTILSCGAEPVFADIDPDTYNLDPESAAEALHRTPGAGAILLVHLYGLPCAVDRFEALAASHGLTLIEDAAQAHGAMFRGRPAGALGRAAAFSFYPSKNMTTGEGGMVTTTDPAVADRARLFVRGGERQQYLYEAEGYNYRMTEMAAAIGIGQLARLDGWNARRRHNAARLSRGLAGLEWLTCPVEPEGCTHVFHQYTVRATRNRDGLRRHLEEEGIGTRVYYPSPIHTTPYYRGRFGDSRCPEAARAAEQVLSLPVHPGVSDADIDRIVDAVRGFDPGGP
- a CDS encoding TGS domain-containing protein; protein product: MPANLTPQYLEAERRFRQATTPDEQLEALEAMMATIPKHKGTEHMRADIRRRMAKVRTEAQRAKKSTGKGPTWHHVPREGAGQVVLVGAPNAGKSQVLAALTNANPVVAPYPFSTRAPLPGMVPYEDINIQLVDLPPIAPETAEPWLFALIRQADGALLVADLADDDLLASMDAVLALTTEGRVEFARERGREGATAALLVATKLDAPDAAVRLELLREAYGARLEILPVSAEAGTGLETLRQELFRMLGVIRVYTKAPGRRADKSVPYVFRRGITVEEVAAVVHKDFAERLKYARVWGSRTYEGQMVQREHVLDDGDVLELHA
- a CDS encoding LLM class F420-dependent oxidoreductase, giving the protein MRVGLSVANFAIPGGPARFGPELAAMARRAEAAGFEALWVWDHFFWDEQPVAPGVTDRPMLEAYAILAFIAGVTSRIKLGTLVTSATYRHPGPLVKQVTSLDVLSGGRAIFGIGAGWFEEEHRALGIPFPERAQRFERLEETVQIALQMWADGGAYDRATPFRGRHYQLERTLNVPQALQRPHPPIMIGGAGERKTLRMVARYADACNFMDRLTADELAHKLAVLREHCANAHRPYEAIEKTVYVPRRATPNDRVSIPEAIDYCRGLAGAGIDTAILGSETAEVYDPAVLERWGADLVPVLRALPVAGRGCA
- a CDS encoding GNAT family N-acetyltransferase; the protein is MTSPRAYFLKSARLGFGHWAPGDLPLVLALWGDPDVTRLIGGPLSAEAAEARLEAEIAMMRDRGVQYWPIFLLGNDAHAGCAGLRPYRLDGRIYEIGFHLLPAYWGRGLATEAARAVIGYAFETIEARALFAGHHPANAASRRVLEKLGFRWTHEELYPPTGLRHPSYLLSPSCGD
- a CDS encoding Gfo/Idh/MocA family oxidoreductase, whose amino-acid sequence is MAEPIRIGVVGLGQWGQHHVRIYHQMPGTALAGVVDTASREAGNFARRYSTTGFGDYRQLFGRVDAVSLVVPTALHYEIARDFLEHGIHVLVEKPITTSVDQAAELVDLAQRRGLVLLVGHVERFKPAVQRLRDLVRDPLFIQVRRVRPWNPRRIMDVGVVLDLMIHDLDIVLHLMRAPVAKVSAVGAAIHGEDEDLAVAHLTLRSGCMANFVASRVSPVKVAELEITLPDGFVHLNYLGQQLTVRRDGEERRLTVPAGEPLRAELTHFVQCVRGEASPLVSGEDGLRALEVALEILQKMTVITPRVAV
- a CDS encoding Lrp/AsnC ligand binding domain-containing protein — translated: MPETAFVLINLNRSTPAEVARLVRALPGVAQAHAVMGDYDVLAVIHADVTREISTLVDEHIRTIEGVAKIVTCVAVRT
- a CDS encoding SDR family oxidoreductase, which encodes MPEAAGTVVVTGGSRGIGAAAAKLAGARGYAVAVNYVRDEAAARGVVREIERADGHAVAIQGDVANEEDAVRLFDEAVRALGPLTALVNNAGVSGRPGRLEDLTGAALSRVLAVNVAGTILCAREAVRRMSRRRGGSGGAIVNVSSAAARLGGPNEWVHYAASKGAVDTFTVGLAREVAEDGIRVNAVRPGLVATDIHVAAGDPDRPARLAPTIPLKRAGTAGEVAEAILWLLSPAASYTTGAILDVSGGR
- a CDS encoding dipeptidase, with amino-acid sequence MATAASYPPIFDGHNDTILSLTRTGRSFFERSSEGHIDLPRAVEGRLGGGFYAMYVPPAQSADPPQVPPGPDLGPAQNQLLTIFGRLLEIAQASNERVKVVRTAAEIQGCLDHGTHAMLLHLEGAEPLDPDGHALEVYHAAGLRSVGLTHARRNAFATGVPTRTFPSAPDIGPGLTDAGRALVRRLNARKVMIDLSHINERGFWDVAAITDAPLVATHSNAHARCQNPRNLTDRQLDAVRDSRGVVGLNFAIGFLREDGARNPDTPIAVMAEHIGYMVERMGIDCVALGSDFDGTTVPAELKDAAGLPKLVAAIRARGHTDGDLKKLLHGNWIRVLRETWGE
- a CDS encoding AIR synthase family protein, with the translated sequence MTGDAGRRVPVGKVPPQLLDEAVYRNLGVRRADVLVHSAFGEDCAVVDFGEGLAAVTTDPITGAGEDLGWYALLIGTNDLAAAGAEPVAVVLTILLAPDRAAEDLARIMRDAGTAAGSLGVEIAGGHSEVVGGLARTIVVVTAFGRVPRGRLIRSGGGRQGDAVLLTKAAGIEGTAILADVRGAELAGAIGETGLARARAFRERLSVLPEARAAATAGARAMHDVTEGGVLGAVYEMAAASGLGVLLDADRVPVLPETRAICDAVGADPLALIGSGALLVVTPDPGQTARAIQGAGVAATVIATLEAGARRVRRAGREAALEPPARDELWRVLGR